In the genome of Nitrospira japonica, one region contains:
- a CDS encoding septal ring lytic transglycosylase RlpA family protein → MPDGLLRVRVSFLFTALVLAFIGLTAGCSAPAPKPTYFPGYPIGYTERGVASWYGPGFHGNKTANGERYDMHQLTAAHRTLPLGSIAVVRSLNSGRQVTVRINDRGPFAKGRILDLSLAGAQALEMVGNGTASIELRVTGFQGRSADMGALRIQIGAFSDQQNALNLLNRARQVYPIGRIQTIDLPEGRRYRVQVGEFRSEAQAESAAAKLQSDLAVQPFVFRDDS, encoded by the coding sequence ATGCCCGACGGTCTTTTACGCGTCCGGGTCTCTTTCCTCTTCACTGCCCTCGTGCTCGCCTTCATCGGCCTGACGGCCGGGTGCAGCGCTCCGGCTCCAAAGCCGACCTATTTTCCCGGCTATCCGATCGGCTATACGGAACGGGGCGTCGCTTCATGGTATGGGCCGGGCTTTCACGGCAACAAAACGGCCAATGGAGAGCGATACGACATGCATCAACTGACCGCCGCCCACAGGACCCTTCCCTTGGGGTCGATCGCAGTCGTCCGATCATTGAATTCAGGCCGCCAAGTCACCGTACGGATCAATGATCGCGGCCCCTTTGCCAAGGGACGTATTCTCGATCTCTCGCTGGCCGGGGCCCAGGCCCTGGAAATGGTCGGTAACGGCACGGCTTCTATCGAACTCCGGGTCACCGGTTTCCAAGGACGATCGGCCGATATGGGGGCATTGAGGATCCAGATAGGAGCTTTCTCCGACCAGCAAAATGCCCTGAATTTGCTAAACCGGGCGAGGCAGGTCTATCCCATTGGACGCATCCAAACCATCGACCTTCCTGAGGGGCGACGGTATCGGGTCCAGGTAGGAGAATTTCGGTCGGAGGCGCAGGCCGAGTCTGCCGCAGCCAAGTTACAATCCGACCTGGCTGTTCAGCCTTTTGTATTCCGAGACGACAGCTAG